A window of the Corallococcus exiguus genome harbors these coding sequences:
- a CDS encoding helix-turn-helix transcriptional regulator: MRADRLVHLLMRLQSRPRSTVGELARELQVSSRTVHRDLDALSTAGVPVYATRGATGGVALMEGWRTQLTGLTRPELQALATVGAPGALDDLGLSGPLRTGLVKLAAALPALQQPALEHARQRLHVDASGWFTGREPLPHLGKLRDAAWQDRRVSLSYQDFDGARSRRTVDPYGLVIKADRWYLVAGTDKGPRVFRGGRIGDVRLRPQGFTRPQGFDLPVFWKDWCAKFATERPRYDVTLSCTQEGEAALRRMRPPADGERIDKAPAARGGKRKVTLDFERESIAVSQLCEFGAGVEVLAPEPLRQRLAALAASLQALYGGPGRTGPGRRPR; encoded by the coding sequence ATGCGCGCGGATCGCCTCGTCCACCTGTTGATGCGCCTCCAGTCCCGGCCCCGCAGCACCGTGGGCGAGCTGGCGCGCGAGCTCCAGGTCTCCAGCCGCACCGTGCACCGGGACCTGGACGCCCTCTCCACCGCGGGCGTCCCCGTCTACGCCACCCGAGGCGCCACCGGCGGCGTGGCGCTGATGGAGGGCTGGCGCACGCAGCTCACCGGCCTCACCCGCCCGGAGCTCCAGGCCCTGGCCACGGTGGGCGCTCCTGGAGCCCTGGACGACCTGGGCCTGTCCGGACCACTGCGCACGGGACTGGTGAAGCTGGCCGCGGCCCTCCCCGCCCTCCAGCAGCCCGCGCTGGAGCACGCGCGCCAACGGCTCCACGTGGACGCCTCCGGCTGGTTCACCGGCCGCGAGCCCCTGCCGCACCTGGGCAAGCTGCGCGACGCCGCCTGGCAGGACCGCCGCGTGTCGCTGAGCTACCAGGACTTCGACGGCGCCCGCTCCCGACGGACGGTGGACCCCTACGGGCTCGTGATCAAAGCGGACCGCTGGTACCTCGTCGCGGGCACGGACAAGGGCCCGCGCGTCTTCCGGGGCGGACGCATTGGCGACGTGCGGCTGCGCCCGCAGGGCTTCACCCGCCCGCAGGGCTTCGACCTGCCTGTGTTCTGGAAGGACTGGTGCGCGAAGTTCGCCACCGAGCGCCCCCGCTACGACGTCACGCTCTCCTGCACGCAGGAGGGGGAAGCAGCGCTGCGGAGGATGCGTCCCCCGGCCGACGGTGAGCGCATCGACAAGGCGCCCGCGGCACGCGGTGGGAAGCGGAAGGTGACGCTGGATTTCGAGCGGGAGTCCATCGCGGTCTCCCAGCTGTGCGAATTCGGGGCGGGCGTGGAGGTGCTCGCCCCGGAACCGCTGCGCCAACGGCTGGCCGCGCTGGCGGCCTCACTGCAGGCGCTCTACGGCGGGCCCGGCCGGACGGGGCCGGGCCGCCGTCCCCGCTAG
- the lpdA gene encoding dihydrolipoyl dehydrogenase produces MAETFDVVIIGSGPGGYVGAIRAAQLGLKTAIIEKDKRLGGTCLHRGCIPTKSLLWTASLFHHIKESSDFGIDVANPTVNWANAQKHKDKVVTKGANGIDFLMKKNKITVVKGHGRIAGKGKVEVTAEDGSKQTLETKNIIIATGSVPKSLPNVAVDHKRVMNSDSILTIDRIPKSIIVLGAGAVGCEFASVFNHVGSQTAIVEYMPALLPIEDADISKELEKVFKKRKIDVHTGAKVEKVEHTADGVRVTMSVGSETKTLEAEILLSAVGRSPVTEDVGLNKTAVQVDRGFIKVDTLCRTSEPNVYAIGDVIPTPMLAHMASAECVMVVEHIAGKNPAPINYDLTPSATYCYPEVASVGLTEKKAKERGYDVKVGNAPFAAVTKSAISNESVGLIKIVSDKKYDEVLGIHIIGPHATELLAEACVAMKLEITTEELAHTIHAHPTLSEIMHEGAEATLGHPLHF; encoded by the coding sequence GTGGCTGAGACTTTCGACGTGGTGATCATCGGCTCGGGTCCTGGCGGCTATGTGGGCGCCATCCGCGCGGCCCAGCTCGGGCTGAAGACGGCCATCATCGAAAAGGACAAGCGCCTGGGTGGCACGTGTCTGCACCGCGGCTGCATCCCCACCAAGTCGCTGCTGTGGACGGCGTCGCTCTTCCACCACATCAAGGAGTCGTCCGACTTCGGCATCGATGTGGCGAACCCGACCGTCAACTGGGCCAACGCCCAGAAGCACAAGGACAAGGTCGTCACGAAGGGTGCCAACGGCATCGACTTCCTGATGAAGAAGAACAAGATCACCGTGGTGAAGGGCCACGGCCGCATTGCCGGCAAGGGCAAGGTGGAGGTCACGGCGGAGGACGGCTCCAAGCAGACCCTGGAGACCAAGAACATCATCATCGCCACGGGCTCCGTGCCCAAGTCCCTGCCGAACGTGGCGGTGGACCACAAGCGGGTGATGAACAGTGACTCCATCCTGACCATCGACCGCATCCCCAAGAGCATCATCGTCCTGGGCGCCGGCGCGGTGGGCTGCGAGTTCGCCTCCGTGTTCAACCACGTGGGCAGCCAGACGGCCATCGTGGAGTACATGCCCGCGCTGCTCCCCATCGAGGACGCGGACATCTCCAAGGAGCTGGAGAAGGTCTTCAAGAAGCGCAAGATCGACGTTCACACGGGCGCGAAGGTGGAGAAGGTGGAGCACACCGCCGACGGCGTGCGCGTCACCATGTCCGTGGGCAGCGAGACGAAGACGCTGGAGGCCGAAATCCTCCTGTCCGCGGTGGGCCGCTCGCCCGTCACGGAGGACGTGGGCCTCAACAAGACGGCCGTCCAGGTGGACCGCGGCTTCATCAAGGTCGACACGCTGTGCCGCACCAGCGAGCCCAACGTCTACGCCATTGGCGACGTCATCCCCACGCCGATGCTGGCGCACATGGCCAGCGCCGAGTGCGTGATGGTGGTGGAGCACATCGCCGGGAAGAACCCCGCGCCCATCAACTACGACCTCACGCCGTCCGCCACGTACTGCTACCCGGAGGTCGCGTCCGTGGGCCTCACGGAGAAGAAGGCCAAGGAGCGCGGCTACGACGTGAAGGTGGGCAACGCCCCCTTCGCCGCCGTGACCAAGTCGGCCATCTCCAACGAGTCGGTCGGCCTCATCAAGATCGTCTCCGACAAGAAGTACGACGAGGTGCTGGGCATCCACATCATCGGGCCGCACGCCACGGAGCTGCTCGCCGAGGCCTGCGTCGCGATGAAGCTGGAGATCACCACCGAGGAGCTGGCCCACACCATCCACGCGCACCCGACGCTCTCCGAGATCATGCACGAGGGCGCCGAGGCCACGCTGGGTCACCCGCTGCACTTCTAG